Proteins from a genomic interval of Chroococcidiopsis thermalis PCC 7203:
- a CDS encoding non-ribosomal peptide synthetase — protein MSEQNNIQSCNAIESMSKFSTIVELLRYRSNIQGEQLSYTFLADGETQSDRLLYQDLDRCSRAIASQLQSLGLSGERALLLYSPGLEYLAAFFGCLYAGVVAVPAYPPRNQRNTPRILAILEDAQAAIILTTTAILPQLQSLFVDKINKIHWLATDNLAPGIEEAWQEPFINIDTLAFLQYTSGSTGTPKGVILSHGNLLHNAEVTRQYMEHTSSSKFVSWLPVYHDMGLIGGVLQPLYGGFPCIMMPPAAFLQRPYRWLQAISRYGGTTSGAPNFAYELCIEKITPEQRSTLDLSNWSVAFNGAEPIRQETLEKFAATFAECGFRPEAFYPCYGMAEATLMVSGSVKAALVSSIFLQKNVLEHNRLTHAVANTENSIQLVGCGRVVPQQEVVIANPETLTLCDPDQVGEIWVAGPSIGHGYWNRLEETEQTFHAYLQDTGQGPFLRTGDLGFLHNGELFITGRAKDLIIIRGRNLYPQDIELTAERSHKTLRAGSVAAFAVEVEKEERLVVVQELEFRAKPNIDEVTAALRQAITEEHEVEVYAVVLIKAGTIPKTSSGKIQRRATKAGFLAGTLEVVGSSILEITQTTELEEVLTDKELLTLKPKQQQQLLNFYLQKLVAQVLRVKPSQINLEQPLSSLGLDSLKVFELKNRIEVDFGVTLSVANFFDGAGISELIIQILDKVNNNLTSEYLPISKVETTINQHPLTFTQQQLWFINQLQPGTATYNIPVAIHLTGELNVPALVRSLNEIIQRHDILRTSFELVNGEPIQKVAPIAPFTLPEVDLRHLSDEQKQAEVQKLSLQEAQSSFDLGQAPLLRAKLLHLQTESILLINLHHLVGDGWSIKVLVQELSTIYQTFANDKICQLPQLPVQYTDFVYWQRNCLQDEVIEKHLVYWKQHLGGMPVLQLPTDRPRPPIQTFKGAQQKFVLSPQLTQAIKQLSQKEGVTLFMTLLAAFQTLLYRYTGQEDILVGSPIANRTRTELEQLIGCFINTLILRTTLEGNPTFTELLGRVRKVAVEAYTHQDLPFEKLVEALQPNRDLSYNPLFQVMFVLQNPATNSIWKTEEIETGTAKFDVLLSMIESEEGLTGTLEYNTDLFNADTIARMVGHFQTLLESVVSDSQQRIAELPILTPAERQTLLVNWNSTQVDYPQYACIHHLFEAQVEKTPDAIALIFANQQLTYRELNNRANQLAHYLQNLGVKPESLVGICMERSIEMVVGILAIMKAGGAYLPLDPNYPQERLAFMLEDAQLSLLLVQLHLVNELPAHTAKVVTIDTDGAAFADYSQANPFISVQLENAAYIIYTSGSTGKPKGAINTHKGLCNRLLWMQDTYQLEECDRVLQKTPFSFDVSVWEFFWTLFTGATLVIAKPGGHQDASYLLQLITQQQITTLHFVPSMLQVFLEEPELEKCHSIKRVICSGEALPFELQKRFFERLDAELHNLYGPTEAAIDVTSWKCQKNSNEKIVPIGRPIANIQIYILDNYLQPVPVGIPGELHIGGVGLARGYLNRPELTNEKFISSPFEPEKRLYKTGDLARYRSDGSIEYSGRIDYQVKIRGFRIELGEIEEVIAESFNVRETVVLAKENRLIAYVVPKEKITFSINELRHFLKKKLPEYMLPSVFVVLEALPLTSNGKVDRRALPAPDKLRPELANNYQAPQSEVEKLIAKVWKQALQLERVGVHDNFFDIGGHSLLVVQVSNQLREILNWDLSVVEIFQNPTIKSLAEHLRQKSLAQKNLEKTHERVGKQREALNQRNQVLMKNRKNLK, from the coding sequence ATGTCTGAACAAAACAATATTCAAAGCTGTAATGCTATTGAAAGCATGAGCAAATTTTCGACTATTGTTGAACTTTTGCGTTATAGAAGCAATATACAGGGCGAACAACTTAGTTACACATTCTTAGCAGATGGGGAAACCCAAAGCGATCGCCTCCTTTATCAAGATCTAGATAGATGTAGTCGGGCGATCGCCTCTCAACTCCAAAGCTTAGGTTTAAGTGGAGAGCGTGCTTTACTGCTTTATTCACCAGGTTTAGAGTATCTTGCCGCCTTTTTCGGGTGTTTGTATGCTGGGGTTGTAGCAGTTCCAGCTTATCCACCACGCAACCAACGTAATACCCCCAGAATTTTAGCAATTTTAGAAGATGCACAAGCAGCGATAATTCTGACCACCACAGCCATTTTGCCGCAATTGCAATCTTTGTTTGTCGACAAAATCAATAAGATTCACTGGCTAGCTACTGATAACCTCGCTCCTGGTATAGAAGAAGCTTGGCAAGAGCCTTTTATTAATATAGATACATTAGCCTTTCTGCAATATACATCTGGTTCTACTGGTACGCCCAAAGGTGTAATACTCAGTCATGGCAACCTACTTCACAATGCTGAGGTAACGCGCCAGTATATGGAACATACCTCTAGTAGTAAGTTTGTGAGTTGGCTGCCTGTTTATCATGACATGGGTTTGATTGGTGGCGTACTACAACCTTTATATGGTGGTTTTCCTTGTATTATGATGCCGCCAGCAGCTTTTCTCCAACGTCCTTATCGTTGGTTACAAGCAATTTCTCGTTATGGAGGAACCACCAGTGGCGCGCCTAACTTTGCTTACGAGCTTTGTATTGAAAAAATTACGCCCGAACAACGCTCAACCTTAGATTTAAGCAATTGGAGTGTAGCTTTCAATGGTGCTGAACCCATTCGTCAAGAGACTCTAGAGAAGTTTGCAGCCACCTTCGCTGAATGCGGTTTTCGTCCAGAAGCTTTTTATCCTTGCTATGGCATGGCAGAAGCCACTTTAATGGTATCTGGGAGCGTCAAAGCTGCGTTGGTAAGTAGCATATTTCTGCAAAAAAACGTTTTAGAACATAACCGTCTGACTCATGCGGTTGCTAACACAGAGAATTCAATACAATTAGTCGGATGTGGTCGAGTTGTACCACAACAAGAGGTTGTAATTGCCAATCCAGAAACCTTAACTCTGTGCGATCCCGACCAAGTTGGGGAAATTTGGGTTGCAGGTCCTAGTATTGGTCATGGTTACTGGAACCGACTAGAGGAAACTGAACAAACCTTCCACGCTTATCTACAAGACACGGGACAAGGGCCATTTTTACGGACTGGGGATTTAGGCTTTCTGCACAATGGCGAACTCTTTATTACAGGTAGAGCTAAAGATTTAATTATCATCAGAGGGCGTAATCTCTACCCACAAGATATTGAGTTAACCGCAGAACGCAGCCATAAAACATTACGAGCAGGAAGTGTTGCAGCTTTCGCTGTAGAGGTAGAAAAAGAAGAACGATTGGTAGTTGTACAAGAATTAGAGTTTCGTGCCAAACCTAATATAGATGAAGTGACAGCTGCTCTTCGCCAAGCAATCACAGAAGAACATGAAGTAGAAGTTTATGCAGTTGTTTTAATCAAAGCCGGCACTATTCCCAAAACTTCTAGCGGTAAAATCCAACGTCGAGCTACCAAAGCAGGATTTTTAGCAGGTACATTAGAGGTTGTTGGTAGTAGTATTCTGGAAATTACCCAGACAACAGAACTAGAAGAAGTTCTGACAGACAAAGAATTACTAACACTAAAACCAAAACAACAACAACAATTATTAAACTTCTATTTACAAAAGCTGGTAGCGCAGGTACTAAGAGTAAAACCTTCGCAAATAAATCTAGAGCAACCTTTAAGTAGTTTGGGTCTAGACTCCCTAAAAGTTTTCGAGTTAAAAAACCGGATCGAGGTTGATTTTGGCGTAACTCTATCTGTAGCTAACTTCTTTGATGGTGCTGGTATTAGTGAGCTAATAATCCAAATATTAGATAAAGTTAACAACAACCTCACTAGTGAATACTTGCCTATCTCTAAAGTAGAGACAACCATTAACCAACATCCACTTACCTTTACTCAACAGCAGTTGTGGTTTATCAATCAACTGCAACCTGGAACAGCTACATATAACATTCCCGTAGCTATTCATCTGACAGGAGAGTTGAATGTTCCTGCATTAGTCCGTAGCCTCAACGAAATTATTCAAAGACACGACATCTTACGAACCAGCTTTGAGTTAGTGAATGGTGAACCTATCCAAAAAGTTGCACCTATAGCCCCATTCACTTTACCAGAAGTTGATTTGCGTCATTTGTCTGATGAACAAAAACAGGCTGAAGTACAAAAGCTATCTTTGCAAGAGGCTCAGTCATCTTTTGATTTAGGACAAGCACCTTTGTTGCGGGCAAAACTGCTGCACTTGCAAACAGAATCGATATTACTCATAAATCTGCATCATTTGGTTGGTGATGGTTGGTCAATCAAGGTACTAGTTCAAGAATTATCTACAATTTATCAAACTTTTGCTAATGACAAAATATGTCAACTACCTCAGCTTCCTGTACAATATACAGATTTTGTGTATTGGCAACGAAATTGCTTGCAAGATGAAGTTATAGAAAAGCATTTAGTTTATTGGAAGCAGCATTTAGGTGGAATGCCTGTATTGCAATTACCGACCGACCGCCCCAGACCACCAATACAAACTTTTAAAGGAGCGCAGCAGAAGTTTGTATTGTCTCCACAGTTAACCCAAGCAATCAAACAGTTAAGCCAAAAAGAAGGTGTAACCTTATTCATGACCTTGCTAGCGGCTTTTCAAACATTGCTTTACCGCTATACAGGTCAGGAAGATATTCTTGTCGGCTCACCAATTGCTAACCGTACCCGTACTGAACTAGAACAGCTAATTGGGTGTTTTATTAATACTTTAATATTGCGTACCACTCTAGAAGGGAATCCCACATTTACAGAATTGTTGGGGCGAGTGCGAAAGGTAGCAGTTGAGGCTTATACTCATCAAGATTTACCTTTTGAGAAGTTAGTAGAAGCATTACAACCAAATCGGGATCTCAGCTATAACCCATTGTTCCAGGTGATGTTTGTGCTTCAAAATCCTGCTACAAACAGCATCTGGAAAACTGAGGAGATAGAGACGGGAACAGCCAAATTTGATGTCCTTCTATCAATGATTGAGAGCGAAGAAGGATTAACAGGAACGCTAGAATACAACACCGATTTATTTAATGCAGATACCATAGCTAGGATGGTTGGACATTTCCAAACCTTGCTAGAGAGTGTAGTTAGTGATTCCCAGCAGCGTATTGCTGAGTTACCAATATTGACACCTGCTGAACGTCAGACGCTACTAGTAAACTGGAACAGCACGCAGGTTGATTATCCTCAATACGCTTGCATTCATCATTTGTTTGAGGCGCAGGTAGAAAAAACACCAGATGCGATCGCGCTCATTTTTGCTAACCAACAACTTACCTATCGAGAGTTAAACAATCGAGCCAATCAACTAGCTCACTACCTACAAAATTTAGGGGTGAAACCAGAATCCTTAGTTGGGATCTGTATGGAACGCTCTATCGAAATGGTAGTTGGAATATTAGCAATTATGAAAGCAGGCGGTGCATATCTGCCGCTAGATCCTAACTATCCTCAAGAGCGTTTGGCATTCATGCTAGAAGATGCTCAATTATCATTATTGCTAGTGCAACTGCATCTAGTTAATGAACTACCAGCACACACAGCCAAAGTAGTAACTATAGATACTGATGGTGCAGCATTTGCTGACTACAGCCAAGCTAACCCTTTTATTAGCGTTCAGCTAGAAAATGCAGCTTACATAATTTATACTTCTGGTTCCACAGGAAAACCCAAAGGAGCAATTAATACTCATAAGGGTTTATGCAACCGCTTACTATGGATGCAAGATACTTACCAATTGGAAGAATGCGATCGCGTTTTACAAAAAACACCCTTTAGTTTTGATGTTTCTGTCTGGGAATTCTTCTGGACTCTATTTACTGGCGCAACTCTAGTCATAGCTAAACCCGGTGGACATCAAGATGCAAGCTATCTATTGCAACTCATTACCCAGCAGCAAATTACGACATTGCACTTTGTTCCTTCAATGCTGCAAGTGTTTTTAGAGGAACCAGAACTAGAAAAGTGCCATAGTATTAAACGTGTAATTTGTAGTGGTGAAGCACTACCCTTTGAACTACAAAAACGCTTCTTTGAGCGTTTGGATGCAGAATTACACAATCTCTATGGTCCCACAGAAGCGGCAATTGATGTAACTTCTTGGAAATGTCAAAAAAACAGCAACGAGAAAATAGTTCCTATCGGTCGTCCTATCGCCAACATCCAGATATACATATTAGACAATTATTTGCAACCTGTTCCAGTTGGTATTCCTGGTGAGTTGCATATTGGTGGTGTAGGTTTAGCGCGGGGCTATCTGAATCGACCAGAATTGACTAATGAAAAGTTTATTTCTAGTCCGTTTGAACCAGAAAAACGCCTTTATAAAACAGGAGATTTAGCGCGTTACCGTTCTGATGGTAGTATTGAATACTCAGGCAGAATTGACTATCAAGTAAAAATTCGAGGTTTCCGTATTGAACTAGGAGAAATTGAAGAAGTCATAGCAGAATCTTTCAATGTGCGAGAAACGGTAGTTCTTGCCAAAGAAAACCGCCTGATTGCTTATGTAGTGCCTAAGGAAAAAATTACATTTTCTATCAATGAATTGAGGCATTTCCTCAAGAAAAAGCTGCCTGAATATATGCTTCCTTCTGTATTTGTAGTTTTAGAAGCATTACCTCTTACATCTAATGGCAAAGTAGACCGTCGTGCTTTACCTGCGCCAGATAAATTGCGTCCAGAATTAGCAAATAATTATCAAGCGCCTCAATCTGAAGTAGAAAAATTAATAGCTAAGGTTTGGAAACAGGCGCTACAGTTAGAAAGAGTAGGTGTTCATGATAATTTCTTTGACATTGGTGGGCATTCATTGTTAGTGGTGCAGGTTAGTAACCAACTTAGAGAAATCTTGAACTGGGATTTATCAGTTGTAGAAATTTTTCAAAATCCGACTATTAAGTCGCTGGCGGAACATTTAAGACAAAAATCATTAGCACAAAAAAATTTAGAGAAGACGCATGAAAGGGTAGGCAAACAAAGAGAAGCTTTGAACCAACGCAATCAAGTATTAATGAAAAACCGGAAGAATCTTAAGTAA